One part of the Streptomyces ferrugineus genome encodes these proteins:
- a CDS encoding MHYT domain-containing protein has product MQGTIDGFSYGIVTPLVAYLAACLGGALGLRCTTRSMLDSQSWRPGWLALGSAAIGSGIWTMHFVAMMGFTVKETPIHYDKAMTFASLAVAIVMVGVGIFIVGYRGARGAALFTGGTITGLGIASMHYLGMAGMRLNGKLEYNTFTVTVSVVIAMGAATAALWAAGQVRGLLWSLGASLVMGLAVSGMHYTGMAALSVHLHGTGSPSTGDSPAALLAPMLVGPLAFLLLAGAVVLFDPKMVMGRPAGAPVEQKPGVPAHATVPHPSRRPPLRPRRTTGTRSSRTPQNH; this is encoded by the coding sequence CTCGGCGGTGCGCTCGGCCTGCGCTGCACCACCAGATCGATGCTCGACTCGCAGTCCTGGCGCCCCGGCTGGCTCGCCCTGGGCTCGGCGGCCATCGGCTCCGGCATATGGACGATGCACTTCGTCGCCATGATGGGATTCACCGTCAAGGAGACGCCGATCCACTACGACAAGGCGATGACGTTCGCGAGCCTGGCCGTCGCCATCGTCATGGTGGGCGTCGGGATCTTCATAGTCGGATACCGAGGCGCCCGCGGAGCGGCCCTGTTCACCGGCGGCACCATCACCGGCCTCGGCATCGCCTCAATGCACTACCTGGGCATGGCCGGCATGCGGCTCAACGGCAAGCTGGAGTACAACACGTTCACCGTGACCGTCTCCGTGGTCATAGCCATGGGCGCCGCCACCGCCGCCCTGTGGGCCGCCGGACAGGTCCGAGGGCTCCTGTGGAGCCTGGGCGCGAGCCTCGTCATGGGCCTCGCCGTCAGCGGCATGCACTACACCGGCATGGCCGCCCTCAGCGTCCACCTCCACGGCACGGGCTCCCCGTCCACGGGTGACTCACCCGCCGCCCTGCTCGCGCCGATGCTGGTCGGCCCGCTCGCCTTCCTGCTTCTCGCGGGCGCCGTCGTCCTGTTCGACCCGAAGATGGTCATGGGACGGCCCGCCGGGGCCCCCGTCGAGCAGAAACCGGGCGTCCCCGCCCACGCCACCGTCCCGCACCCGTCCCGCCGCCCGCCGCTGCGCCCCCGCCGCACGACCGGCACCCGCAGCTCCCGGACCCCGCAGAACCACTGA